The Sulfurospirillum sp. UCH001 genome segment TGATATTCTGCTTTGTCATTTGAATAAACATATGCATCAAACAACTCATTTCAATGATGGACAACTTGCTTGTAATACACTAAACGATCAAAAATTTGACCTTTTGATTCTTGACATTAATGTTCCAAAATTAAGTGGTATCGACCTTCTTAAAGAAATTCGTACCTATCAAAACAATACTCCTGCCATTGTTATAACTGCATTTCAAGATACCGCTCATTTAAAAAAAAGTTTTGAAAATGGGTGTGATGACTATATTAAAAAACCATTTGATCTTGAAGAGCTTGATTTAAGAATTAAAAATATTCAAAAACGGTTTCATATTGTCAATGAAGAAGCTATAAAATTAGACGATAATATTTTGCTAATCGTTTCTAAAAATCGCTTGTTTGTAGATGAAATATCCTACACACTCACGCGTAAAGAGTGTAAAATTTTACTTTATCTGTGTAATCAAAAAGGGAAAGTCATTTCTTCAGAAGAACTCATCCAAAATTTATGGG includes the following:
- a CDS encoding response regulator transcription factor; the protein is MKILLLEDDPILSDILLCHLNKHMHQTTHFNDGQLACNTLNDQKFDLLILDINVPKLSGIDLLKEIRTYQNNTPAIVITAFQDTAHLKKSFENGCDDYIKKPFDLEELDLRIKNIQKRFHIVNEEAIKLDDNILLIVSKNRLFVDEISYTLTRKECKILLYLCNQKGKVISSEELIQNLWDYHEMPSEATIRVYIKNLRNILGKEKIQTVRGNGYIFE